The Carnobacterium mobile DSM 4848 genome includes a window with the following:
- a CDS encoding sugar transferase, translating into MSQGETFSKTKKVLIGAVDILLFHLSILLSFYFQFKENIPDYNFVAYTNAIVYIMAVFVFLNILFGVYVLYNKSISDFLYITIIIQVIMTVAIMAVTFAGRWFTFPRSVLLYNLIFSIVILFIWRAIVYKLYLKFNGTKKVMLVGTKEKVRSAFQNFDEAKNERHKVELVVVGHYYENIKAHINEIDIVYLASQIDEEERIKIYDLVIRNEKRIFLNTSFENIIMVNPNIMNIEDESIIEISDFRIPAEDGLIKRVVDIIFSLTLILITSPIMLITAILVKLTSKGPAFYSQVRITHDGKEFNILKFRSMATTAEKDSGPVLASSSDTRVTTIGKYLRALRIDELPQLFNVLKGEMSVVGPRPERPFFVDQFQKQNPAYYLRHNVRAGITGYAQVYGKYASDFNSKLNFDLIYIKKYSFFLDAKIMLQTIKILFDKVSSKGLEEDEVPKEISKEITILD; encoded by the coding sequence ATGTCTCAAGGAGAAACATTTAGCAAAACAAAAAAAGTATTGATAGGTGCAGTAGATATTCTATTATTTCATCTCTCCATTCTCCTTTCTTTTTATTTTCAGTTTAAAGAGAACATTCCTGACTATAATTTTGTTGCATACACAAACGCAATTGTATATATAATGGCTGTATTTGTTTTCTTGAATATTTTGTTTGGAGTATATGTCTTATATAATAAGTCTATAAGTGACTTTTTATACATTACAATCATTATCCAAGTTATCATGACTGTAGCTATAATGGCTGTTACATTTGCCGGTCGCTGGTTTACTTTCCCCAGATCAGTACTGCTGTATAATTTGATCTTCAGTATAGTCATCTTGTTTATTTGGCGGGCAATAGTATATAAACTATATCTAAAATTTAATGGAACAAAAAAAGTAATGCTTGTGGGAACAAAAGAAAAAGTTCGTTCAGCATTTCAGAATTTCGATGAAGCAAAAAATGAAAGACATAAAGTTGAACTGGTTGTAGTTGGACATTATTACGAAAATATTAAAGCTCATATAAACGAAATAGATATAGTCTATCTGGCAAGTCAGATAGACGAAGAAGAACGAATCAAGATTTATGATTTAGTGATTAGAAACGAAAAAAGGATATTTTTAAACACTAGTTTTGAAAATATTATAATGGTTAATCCTAATATAATGAACATAGAAGATGAGAGTATTATTGAAATTTCTGATTTTAGAATTCCGGCTGAAGATGGACTTATTAAACGAGTGGTTGATATTATCTTTTCATTGACGCTTATTTTGATTACTTCACCGATTATGTTGATTACAGCAATATTAGTAAAATTAACTTCAAAAGGACCTGCATTCTATAGCCAAGTTCGGATTACTCATGATGGTAAAGAATTTAACATACTAAAGTTTAGATCAATGGCAACTACAGCTGAAAAAGACTCCGGTCCTGTATTAGCTTCTTCTAGTGATACAAGAGTCACCACAATAGGTAAGTATTTAAGGGCATTGCGTATTGACGAGTTGCCACAGTTATTTAATGTTTTGAAAGGCGAAATGTCTGTAGTTGGCCCTAGACCAGAGCGTCCATTTTTTGTTGATCAATTTCAAAAACAAAATCCTGCTTATTATTTGAGACATAATGTTCGCGCGGGAATCACAGGATATGCACAGGTTTATGGGAAGTACGCTTCTGATTTTAATAGTAAGTTGAATTTTGATTTAATTTATATTAAGAAATACAGTTTCTTTTTAGATGCTAAGATTATGTTACAAACTATTAAAATTCTTTTTGACAAAGTTTCTTCAAAAGGCTTAGAAGAAGATGAAGTTCCAAAAGAAATTTCTAAAGAAATTACAATTTTGGATTAA
- a CDS encoding EpsG family protein → MSLYFFVLIILTILALTEVLLREKKISFITISVMSLMAGLRFFTGYDFISYKNFFEKIDNVSDVFNGSIDAEKGYLFLNFIFSKLELNFYFFILVFSLLSIGLLGYFVYKHTPFPSLFLMYYYARFFLVRDMGQIRSSLACIILLYAIPFMIKKKPAPFLLIVFLASLFHITAWFFIVVYLFNIIFEKLTTKTVIGLLILSTIIGLVIQIPQLYTWAIPDRYIAYFTSPSYTDGSWIMNPVLWMQVGIFFGVFYLCIQSNLEEQKFIEGMLKVYLLSSLILISAGTLGTVGGRISTLFSTSEVFLVPYLFMNLTRNKLSNLLLYFAFTFFILCLIFVVSGTYTEYIPYQTIFSF, encoded by the coding sequence TTAAGAGAAAAAAAAATTTCGTTTATAACAATAAGTGTAATGAGTTTAATGGCAGGCCTTAGGTTTTTTACAGGATATGATTTTATATCCTATAAAAATTTTTTTGAAAAGATAGATAATGTAAGTGATGTGTTCAATGGAAGTATAGACGCAGAAAAAGGTTATCTTTTTTTGAATTTTATTTTTTCTAAATTAGAGCTAAACTTTTACTTCTTTATATTGGTCTTTTCGCTTTTAAGTATCGGTCTTCTTGGTTACTTTGTATACAAACATACACCGTTTCCCTCATTATTTTTAATGTATTACTACGCTCGCTTTTTTTTAGTACGTGACATGGGGCAAATAAGATCATCATTAGCTTGCATTATACTATTATATGCAATTCCTTTTATGATAAAAAAGAAGCCTGCCCCATTTTTACTAATTGTTTTTTTAGCATCTTTATTCCATATAACTGCGTGGTTTTTTATTGTTGTATATTTGTTCAATATAATCTTTGAAAAGCTTACTACTAAAACTGTAATAGGATTACTGATTTTGAGCACAATTATTGGTCTGGTTATACAAATACCACAATTATACACTTGGGCAATCCCAGATCGTTACATTGCCTACTTTACTTCACCTTCTTATACGGATGGAAGTTGGATAATGAATCCAGTTCTTTGGATGCAAGTTGGCATTTTTTTTGGAGTATTTTACTTGTGCATCCAATCCAATCTTGAGGAACAAAAATTTATTGAAGGAATGTTGAAAGTATATCTTTTGTCGTCTCTAATTCTAATTTCAGCCGGGACTCTTGGTACAGTAGGTGGAAGAATTAGTACATTATTTTCAACAAGCGAAGTATTTTTGGTGCCATACTTGTTTATGAATCTTACAAGAAATAAATTAAGTAATTTATTGTTATATTTTGCCTTTACATTTTTTATTTTATGCTTAATATTTGTCGTTTCAGGCACATATACAGAGTATATCCCTTATCAAACAATATTTAGTTTTTAA
- a CDS encoding glycosyltransferase family 2 protein: protein MDLPLVSVVIPTFERIFFLRRAIMSVLKQDYKALEIIIVVDGLSKKTAMLVDELNAFSSIPICLIQTEEKVGGSEARNIGVRQAKGDYVALLDDDDEWFSDKINCQIELIKQNKLTIEDDFLCFTSLERYRDINQKVYDKLPNIDYQYSKKKKIADYLFETKGLRNIGFIQTSTILVPKRLLLESPFTKGLIKHQDWDWLLKLDKEHKLTIIQVIEPKIIYHSDVPVSSRVGNINRWRFTEEWLTSHQSEFSQQGYESFILNYILLGIASDQSLSKKERKREIQKRFGKLSSKTKLRPYAWKMIVYMLLGK from the coding sequence TTGGACCTACCCTTAGTTAGTGTCGTTATTCCAACTTTCGAAAGAATTTTTTTCTTAAGAAGAGCTATAATGAGCGTACTTAAACAAGATTATAAAGCGTTAGAAATTATTATAGTTGTTGATGGATTATCCAAAAAAACAGCTATGCTGGTAGATGAATTAAATGCATTTTCATCTATCCCAATTTGCTTAATTCAGACTGAAGAAAAAGTAGGCGGAAGTGAAGCGAGAAATATTGGTGTACGACAAGCAAAAGGCGATTATGTAGCATTACTTGATGATGATGATGAGTGGTTTTCTGATAAAATAAATTGTCAAATAGAATTGATTAAGCAAAACAAATTAACTATAGAAGATGATTTTTTATGTTTTACTTCTTTAGAAAGATACCGCGATATTAACCAAAAAGTCTATGACAAATTGCCAAATATTGATTATCAATATAGTAAGAAAAAAAAAATAGCAGATTACTTATTTGAAACAAAAGGACTAAGGAATATTGGTTTTATTCAAACTTCTACAATATTGGTTCCAAAGCGTCTTTTACTTGAATCTCCTTTTACAAAAGGATTAATAAAACATCAAGATTGGGATTGGCTTTTAAAATTAGATAAAGAACATAAATTGACTATTATTCAAGTTATAGAACCGAAAATTATTTACCATTCTGATGTTCCAGTTTCATCACGTGTAGGTAATATCAATCGTTGGCGTTTTACTGAGGAATGGCTGACATCGCATCAGAGTGAGTTTAGTCAACAAGGTTATGAAAGTTTTATATTAAATTATATTTTATTAGGAATTGCTTCAGATCAAAGTTTAAGTAAAAAGGAAAGAAAACGAGAAATACAAAAGCGGTTCGGCAAGCTGTCCTCAAAAACAAAATTACGTCCTTATGCTTGGAAGATGATTGTTTATATGCTTCTTGGAAAATAA